In Streptomyces liangshanensis, the DNA window CGGAGCGGCGCGGGCACCACCGGTTCCGTACCGAACAGCCCCCGTACTCCCTCCTGTTGCGCGGCATCGAGTCCGGTGTCCTGCCGACGGCCCAGCGGTACGGCATGGGCGTCCTGACCTACGGGCCGCTCGGCTCCGGGTGGTTGTCGGGCCGCGCGGACCCGTCGAAGGGCGCCCGCGCGGCGCGGGGTCCCGCGACCTTCGACCTGTCCGTCCCGGCCAACCGGGCGAAGGCGGAGGCGGTACGGAGGCTGACGGAGCTGGCGGTCGAGGCGGGGATGCCGCTGTCGCACCTGGCGACGGCGTTCGTACGGGCGCACCCGGCGGTGACGTCCGTCCTCATCGGCCCGCGCCGCCCCGAGCACCTGGACGACCTGCTGCGGGGCGCGGAGGCCGAGTTGACGGACGACGTCCTGGACCGTATCGACGAGATCGTGCCGCCGGGCACGAACATCAACCCGGACGACATCTACTACACACCCCCGGCCCTCGCCGACAAGCGCCTGCGGCGCGCGTGACGCGGGCGGTGCGTGCGACGCGTGCGACCTGAGGGGCTTCAGGCGCGGCGGGCGGCCCAGATGGCGCGTTCGGTGCGTACGGTCAGATCCTCGCGGCGCAGAAGGCTGTTCGGGCTGTTCGGGTCCAGGAGTGTGTCGAGCGCGGCGAGGTCCTCGGGGGCGAGACCGGGGGCGGCCACGGCCCGGACGCGCTGGAGGCTGGAGTGGGCGTAACGGCCGATGGCGGCGTCGCGGCCGCCCGGGATGTCGACCCGGAGGGTGCGCTCGGCCTCGACGGTGAAGCCGGCGGCCGTGAGCAGGGGCCCCCAGTCGGCGCCCCGGTGCGGAACGTGCTCGGCGTGGAAGGCGTCGGTCGCGGCATGGGCGCGCTCTTCGAGCCGGCTCTCGGGGGCGTCGGCGGGCAGGAAGCGGGGGAAGCCCGCCAGCTCGACGACGGCGAACAGGCCAGCGGGGGCGAGCAGGGCGCGGACGCTCCTGAGGGCGCGGCCGGGGTCGGCCATGTGGTGCATCGAGGCCGAGGCCCACACCAGGTCCGGTGTGCCGAGGTCGGGCCAGTGGTCGCTGTCGAGGTCGGCCGCCACGGTTCGTACGCGCCCCTCGACGCCGAGGGCGCGTGCCTTCTCGTGCAGCGAGCGCAGGTGCCCCGGCGAGGT includes these proteins:
- a CDS encoding aldo/keto reductase; protein product: MKRGILGGTGMSVSEVALGTMMFGATGNPDHDESVRMIHRALDAGVNLVDTADVYSGGESEEIVGKALKGRRDEVVLATKFGWPAGGDPNRQGGSPRWIVRAVEDSLRRLGTDHIDLYQLHRPDPHTDVEETLGALSELVRSGKVRAIGSSCTPAELIVEAQWAAERRGHHRFRTEQPPYSLLLRGIESGVLPTAQRYGMGVLTYGPLGSGWLSGRADPSKGARAARGPATFDLSVPANRAKAEAVRRLTELAVEAGMPLSHLATAFVRAHPAVTSVLIGPRRPEHLDDLLRGAEAELTDDVLDRIDEIVPPGTNINPDDIYYTPPALADKRLRRA
- a CDS encoding class I SAM-dependent methyltransferase, which produces MAHTHQHTPHPDHHEHGGDSGQAEILDLDAEVLAEHTASLIAWLPLRSAPRRIVDLGCGTGAGTFALLARFPDAHVTAVDTSPGHLRSLHEKARALGVEGRVRTVAADLDSDHWPDLGTPDLVWASASMHHMADPGRALRSVRALLAPAGLFAVVELAGFPRFLPADAPESRLEERAHAATDAFHAEHVPHRGADWGPLLTAAGFTVEAERTLRVDIPGGRDAAIGRYAHSSLQRVRAVAAPGLAPEDLAALDTLLDPNSPNSLLRREDLTVRTERAIWAARRA